The following are encoded together in the Bombus pascuorum chromosome 10, iyBomPasc1.1, whole genome shotgun sequence genome:
- the LOC132911181 gene encoding cytochrome P450 18a1 isoform X1 yields the protein MLVEHATQWAWQAMGGTRIEVLYTFLVFLGVLLVVRCMQWLRYVHSLPPGPWGVPVFGYLPFLKGDVHLRYGELAKKYGPMFSARLGTQLVVVLSDHRTIRDTFRREEFTGRPHTEFINILGGYGIINTEGAMWKDQRKFLHDKLRGFGMTYMGGGKKIMESRIMREVKTFLRGLVTKRGTPTDVSASLGMSISNVICSIIMGVRFQHGDNRFKRFMDLIEEGFKLFGSMAAVNFIPVMRYLPCLQKVRNKIAENRAEMADFFQEAVDQHRATFDESTLRDLVDAYLLEIEKAKGEGRATTLFQGKNHDRQMQQILGDLFSAGMETVKTTLEWAIILMLHHPDAATAVQEELDQVVGKSRMPALEDLPFLPITEATILEVLRRSSIVPLGTTHATTRDVTLHGYTIPAGSQVVPLLHAVHMDPELWEEPEEFRPSRFLSAEGKVQKPEYFMPFGVGRRMCLGDVLARMELFLFFSSLMHTFELRSPQGSSLPSLRGNAGVTVTPDPFDVCLVPRNLDLIEDASNDVIPSGAILRNIGSH from the exons ATGTTAGTGGAACACGCGACACAATGGGCTTGGCAAGCAATGGGTGGCACGAGAATCGAGGTCCTTTACACGTTTCTCGTGTTCTTAGGTGTATTATTGGTAGTAAGGTGCATGCAATGGCTTAGGTATGTGCACTCTCTGCCTCCAGGGCCTTGGGGTGTACCCGTGTTTGGTTATTTGCCATTCTTGAAAGGCGACGTTCACCTCCGGTACGGAGAACTCGCAAAGAAGTATGGTCCAATGTTCAGTGCTCGACTAGGAACGCAACTGGTGGTTGTTCTTAGCGATCATCGTACGATTCGCGACACGTTTCGTCGGGAAGAGTTTACTGGCAGACCGCATACCGAGTTCATCAACATCCTCGGTGGATATG GTATTATCAACACCGAAGGTGCTATGTGGAAAGaccaaagaaaatttcttcacGATAAGCTCAGAGGCTTCGGCATGACCTATATGGGAGGTGGGAAGAAAATTATGGAATCGAGAATCATG CGCGAGGTTAAGACGTTCCTTCGTGGATTGGTGACGAAACGAGGAACACCGACGGACGTTTCGGCTTCTCTTGGAATGTCGATCagcaacgttatatgttcCATTATAATGGGAGTACGTTTCCAACATGGCGACAACAGGTTCAAAAGATTCATGGACTTGATCGAGGAAGGTTTCAAGTTGTTCGGCAGTATGGCCGCTGTCAACTTTATTCCTGTGATGCGTTACTTGCCTTGCCTGCAAAAGGTTCGCAACAAGATTGCGGAAAATCGCGCGGAAATGGCCGATTTCTTTCAAGAGGCGGTCGACCAACATCGAGCAACGTTCGACGAAAGTACTTTACGAGACCTTGTCGACGCTTATCTGCTCGAGATCGAGAAAGCGAAGGGAGAAGGTCGCGCGACTACGCTCTTTCAAGGGAAAAATCATG ATCGCCAAATGCAACAAATTCTCGGTGATCTGTTCTCTGCCGGTATGGAAACGGTAAAGACCACGCTCGAATGGGCAATAATCTTAATGCTACATCATCCGGATGCGGCAACTGCGGTACAGGAAGAATTGGACCAAGTGGTAGGAAAATCGAGGATGCCTGCTTTGGAGGATCTACCTTTTCTTCCGATAACCGAAGCGACGATACTCGAGGTTCTTAGGCGATCGAGTATAGTCCCTTTGGGAACCACACACGCAACGACGAg agaTGTGACGTTGCACGGTTACACGATACCAGCTGGATCCCAAGTGGTACCGTTGTTGCATGCCGTGCATATGGATCCAGAACTTTGGGAGGAGCCCGAGGAGTTTCGACCGAGTCGGTTTCTCTCGGCCGAAGGTAAAGTCCAGAAACCGGAATACTTTATGCCTTTCGGTGTCGGCAGACGTATGTGCCTGGGCGATGTGTTGGCACGCATGGAGTTATTCTTGTTCTTTAGTTCGTTGATGCACACGTTCGAGTTGCGATCGCCGCAGGGCTCGTCCTTGCCGAGTTTGCGCGGCAACGCCGGTGTCACCGTCACGCCTGACCCCTTTGACGTTTGTTTGGTACCAAGAAATTTGGATCTCATCGAAGATGCGAGCAACGATGTGATCCCCTCCGGCGCTATTCTGCGGAATATCGGCAGTCACTGA
- the LOC132911181 gene encoding cytochrome P450 18a1 isoform X2, whose protein sequence is MNRISDGEALIHTNRIKQKPRPWGVPVFGYLPFLKGDVHLRYGELAKKYGPMFSARLGTQLVVVLSDHRTIRDTFRREEFTGRPHTEFINILGGYGIINTEGAMWKDQRKFLHDKLRGFGMTYMGGGKKIMESRIMREVKTFLRGLVTKRGTPTDVSASLGMSISNVICSIIMGVRFQHGDNRFKRFMDLIEEGFKLFGSMAAVNFIPVMRYLPCLQKVRNKIAENRAEMADFFQEAVDQHRATFDESTLRDLVDAYLLEIEKAKGEGRATTLFQGKNHDRQMQQILGDLFSAGMETVKTTLEWAIILMLHHPDAATAVQEELDQVVGKSRMPALEDLPFLPITEATILEVLRRSSIVPLGTTHATTRDVTLHGYTIPAGSQVVPLLHAVHMDPELWEEPEEFRPSRFLSAEGKVQKPEYFMPFGVGRRMCLGDVLARMELFLFFSSLMHTFELRSPQGSSLPSLRGNAGVTVTPDPFDVCLVPRNLDLIEDASNDVIPSGAILRNIGSH, encoded by the exons GGCCTTGGGGTGTACCCGTGTTTGGTTATTTGCCATTCTTGAAAGGCGACGTTCACCTCCGGTACGGAGAACTCGCAAAGAAGTATGGTCCAATGTTCAGTGCTCGACTAGGAACGCAACTGGTGGTTGTTCTTAGCGATCATCGTACGATTCGCGACACGTTTCGTCGGGAAGAGTTTACTGGCAGACCGCATACCGAGTTCATCAACATCCTCGGTGGATATG GTATTATCAACACCGAAGGTGCTATGTGGAAAGaccaaagaaaatttcttcacGATAAGCTCAGAGGCTTCGGCATGACCTATATGGGAGGTGGGAAGAAAATTATGGAATCGAGAATCATG CGCGAGGTTAAGACGTTCCTTCGTGGATTGGTGACGAAACGAGGAACACCGACGGACGTTTCGGCTTCTCTTGGAATGTCGATCagcaacgttatatgttcCATTATAATGGGAGTACGTTTCCAACATGGCGACAACAGGTTCAAAAGATTCATGGACTTGATCGAGGAAGGTTTCAAGTTGTTCGGCAGTATGGCCGCTGTCAACTTTATTCCTGTGATGCGTTACTTGCCTTGCCTGCAAAAGGTTCGCAACAAGATTGCGGAAAATCGCGCGGAAATGGCCGATTTCTTTCAAGAGGCGGTCGACCAACATCGAGCAACGTTCGACGAAAGTACTTTACGAGACCTTGTCGACGCTTATCTGCTCGAGATCGAGAAAGCGAAGGGAGAAGGTCGCGCGACTACGCTCTTTCAAGGGAAAAATCATG ATCGCCAAATGCAACAAATTCTCGGTGATCTGTTCTCTGCCGGTATGGAAACGGTAAAGACCACGCTCGAATGGGCAATAATCTTAATGCTACATCATCCGGATGCGGCAACTGCGGTACAGGAAGAATTGGACCAAGTGGTAGGAAAATCGAGGATGCCTGCTTTGGAGGATCTACCTTTTCTTCCGATAACCGAAGCGACGATACTCGAGGTTCTTAGGCGATCGAGTATAGTCCCTTTGGGAACCACACACGCAACGACGAg agaTGTGACGTTGCACGGTTACACGATACCAGCTGGATCCCAAGTGGTACCGTTGTTGCATGCCGTGCATATGGATCCAGAACTTTGGGAGGAGCCCGAGGAGTTTCGACCGAGTCGGTTTCTCTCGGCCGAAGGTAAAGTCCAGAAACCGGAATACTTTATGCCTTTCGGTGTCGGCAGACGTATGTGCCTGGGCGATGTGTTGGCACGCATGGAGTTATTCTTGTTCTTTAGTTCGTTGATGCACACGTTCGAGTTGCGATCGCCGCAGGGCTCGTCCTTGCCGAGTTTGCGCGGCAACGCCGGTGTCACCGTCACGCCTGACCCCTTTGACGTTTGTTTGGTACCAAGAAATTTGGATCTCATCGAAGATGCGAGCAACGATGTGATCCCCTCCGGCGCTATTCTGCGGAATATCGGCAGTCACTGA